The DNA segment atgcaggagacagaagagatgcaggtttgatccctgggtggggaagatcccctggaggagggaatggcaatctaccctagtattcttgcctggagaatcccatggacagaggagcctgaagggctacagttcatgaggtcgcaaagagtaggacacaactgaagcgacttagcgcgcATGCATCAGAAGTATGCAGGTCTTTCCTTTTGCAACAGTGTCCTGGAAAGAGGCAAGGCAGCCGGCTTGCTGAGTTATGAAAAGTAATGAAAACACTCATTAAATGCCAGGCAGTATCCTTAGCGCGTTTTGAgcatcatttgttatttttattcaaaagaacTTGTTTCTCTATCACAAAAATTGTATAACTATACTGCCAACAGCAgtagagtccatagggttacatCGATGGTGGAGAGTTCACTGGGTATTTCCAATGTCCTGAAggtcataaaggaaaaaaagaaaagaaaaaatactcaaaacaaatccaaaacacaTGGTGACTTTGGGGAGAGACGTCCCATGACAGTTTCTGTCTTCCCTTATTCTGACTCAAAATTCTAACTCTCTGCATCACTCAGACTTCCTTTTGATTTTCTGTAAGGGAAATCTATCTAGTTGTACATGAAGGTGATCAAGAGCACCAGATTCTATTTTGTGCCCTGATTTTTTTCTCTGGAGATTCTTTTAGGACATTGGCATTCTccatttgttttcagttcagttcagtcgctcagtcgtgtctgactctttgcgaccccatgaatcgcagcacgccaggcctccctgtccatcaccaactcccggagttcacccaggctcaggtccatcgagtcagtgatgccatccagacatctcatcctctgtcgtccccttctcctcctgcccccaatccctcccagcatcagagtcttttccagtgagtcaactcttcgcctgaggtggccaaagtactgcagtttcagcttcagcatcattccttccaaagaaatcccagggctgatctccttcagaatggactggttggatctccttgcagtccaagggactcgcaagagtcttctccaacaccacagttcaaaagcatccattcttcagcactcagctttcttcacagtccaactctcacatccatacatgaccacaggaaaaaccatagccttgactagatggacctttgttggcaaagtaatgtctctgcttttgaatatgctatctaggttggtcataactttccttccaaggagtaagtgtcttttaatttcatggctgcagtcaccatctgcagtgattttggagcccaaaaaaataaagtctgacactgtttccactgtttccccatctatttcccatgaagtcatgggactggatgccatgatctttgttttctgaatgttgagctttaagccaactttttcactctccactttcaccttcatcaagaggcttttgagttcctcttcactttctgccataagggtggtgtcatctgcatatctcaggttattgatatttcttctggcaatcttgattccagcttgtgcttcttccagtccagcgtttctcatgatgtactctgcatataagttaaataagcagggtgacaatatacagccttgacgtactccttttcctatttggaaccagtctgttgttccatgtccagttctaactgttgcttcctgacctgcatataggtttctcaagaggcaggtcaggtggtctggtatttccatctctttcagaattttccacagtttattgtgatccacacagttaaaggatttggcatagtcaataaagcagaaatagatgtttttctggaactctcttgctttttccatgatccagcggatgttggcaatttgatctctggttcctctgccttttctaaaaccagcttgaatatcaggaagttcacgtgCTTTAGGGGACCTGGAATGTTGGTTAGGTTCAGGGAGAGCAGATCTCTACAGAGCTGGTGCATTTGAGAGTGGGGTTGGCTCCCCAGTCTGCTACCTTTTGTTCTTCTCCAGACTTTTAGCCTCTCTGGCTTCATCTCCTGCTCTCATCTTAAGAATAATCCAGTAATCATGTTGAGTTTGACTTCTGATTATACATGCAGTACATATTTATCAACCCAGGGCTACAGAAAGACTGCCATCCCCACCATCTTGGCAGAACTCCCTGTCCAGGCACCCAACCCCTTCCCTAGGTCATAGTCAAAATAGTGCTTGACCCACTTCTGTCAGGACCTGCCTTGCTTCCCAAACCCTGTACTCTGCTGTATCTAACCTGTCATCTCTCCCTGCTTACCTGTTTTCCCATCAGTTTTATGTCCTTAAATTTATCTTATGGCCTAAAAACCAAATCCTGTCCCTtagccccctgctgctgctgctaagtcgcttcagtcgtgtccgactctgtacgaccccatagatggctcccccatccctgggattctccaggcaagagtactggagtggggtgccattgccttctccgccttagCCCCCTACCTGCCCATAACAACTACctgctctttcttttccttttcagagcTAGATTTTCAGAAAGAATTGTGTATGTTTATACACTGATAGATACCACATATAAgaaagatcatacagtatttgtttttctctgatttattttacttagcataatgccctcaaggaggtccatccatgttattgcaaatggcaagatttccttttttttaatggctgaataatgtgatatatatagacacatattAATGTTAGTATGTAtgatgtatatatcacattttccttatccattcgtccATTGATTGCTTTcctgtcttggcttttgtaaataacgctgcagtgaacatgggggtgcatatACCTTTTTGAGTGagtgtttctattttctttggataaatacccagaagtggaattgctgaatcacctggtagttctattttttattttttgaggaacctccatactgttttccatagaggctgcaccaatttacattcctgttGATAGTGCATAAGGGCTCCCCTTTGTCCACACCCTTGTCAACATTtgtcatttcttgtctttttgataatagccagtCTAACATgtatgaggtgatatttcattgtggttttgacttacattttgatttttttttttttttatcttgtgtTCTCTGCATCTACTTTTTAAACATGTAGTGCAGTTGTTGCTGTTTTAATAGCCTTGTCTAATAATTCTGACAACCGTGCAAGTTCTGGGTCAGGTTTGATTATTCTCATTATGGATAATGAGGAGAATTCCCTGCTTCTTTGCACGCCTGGTAATCTTCGACTGGATGCCAGATGTAAATTTTTAGTTTGTTGAATGCTAGGTATTTTAGTATTCTTATAAATATTCTTGAGCTTTGTTCAAATATCCAGTTATTTGAACACAGtttgattttcacttttcaggTTTGCTAGATGAGAGCAGAGCTGTATTTACTTTAGGGTTATTTGGGCCCTActaatccgcctgccagtgcaggagatgtgggttcgatccctgggtcaggaagatcccctgaaggaggaaatagcaaccactccagtatgcttgcccggaaaattccatggatagaggaacctggtggactgcagtccatgaggtcgaaaagagttggccacaacttgACCACTCAACATGCACGCACCAAAGCAAGTCCCTTTTGTGCACTCTTCCCAGGGCTCTGTGACTTATGAGGTTTTCCAGTGTAGTGGGTGGGGACGGGTCCTATTCCCAGCTCTCTGTGGGTATTGGGTAATTGTTATCTCTAATCCTTTTGAGTGGTTCTTTCCCTGGTTTTGGGTAGTTTACTTACATGCGTATGCTGACCAATACACTCAAGGAGGCCCTTCCACAGATGACCAGAGAGCTCTTTCTGCAGCTCTCCCATCTCCAGGGTTCTGTTGTGCAGACTCTGGCTTTCTTAGTCTTTCTGGACCCTCCATCTCAAGGAGGGAGTCAAGGCAGGAACTCCCTCAGGCGGTAAGCTGGAGCTGTTGTAGGGTTCTTCTCGTCTGTTTCCTATGTTTTCAGGGAtcactgtccttccctgtctcagtCTCCTGAAGCTGTTGTTGCACATATTTGGCTGTTTTGGGGGTTGTTTCGGGAGGGAGAGTAAATCTGGTTTCTGTTTTTCCACTTAGCCTGAAACGAATTCCCGGAGAGTGTTTTTGAATTGCCGAATGAGTCTGCAGATATCTGTGGAAATGTTCTTTGAGACATTATACAAGCATGCATACCTTAGGAAGCTCCCAGACCCCTCCCCAGCTTTGAAGCCAGTTGATCATTCACACTCTGGTAGACATGCTCTTTTGCATGCTGGACTCCTTCCACAGCTGCTGGCTCCCCAGCCATATGGTGGACTCGTCCGGGTGCAGCTGCACTCATTCCTTACCCAGAGTCTGGCGGCTGTTTTTGAGGTCATGAGAGGTGCAGGGCAGGAGTCATTATTACAGAGGTGAGTGGAGCTTGCTGTATGGATGTGTGAGACTGCCTCCGACTCCTCACTTACCCAAACCTTTGGCTTAAGCCCTATCTAGTGGTTCCAGAGTGAGAGGAAAGCCTCCTCTTCTGGCTGCTGCGTCAGCTCTGCTGGGCACATCTTTAAGCActcctgtgggctgtagcccaagGGCAGCAGGCAGGAAAGCAGAGGCCAGTGGTGGAGGCCACCCCAGGAAGAGCTGCTGCTAGCCGTAGTGGTGTCCCTCAGGCAGTGTGGCCTGGCAGCCCTCTGAGGTATCTTGCAGGAGGGTAAGGCCCGCTCTGGAGCAGCAGTCGCAAGATTTTGCTCCTGTTGCTTGCTGCTTTGTGCCATTGCGCATCACGCTGAACCTCTGTACTTCAGCTCAGTCATCTATTAAGTTGATTTGGTAACCTTCATCCCATCCATCTCTCAGAGCTGATATAATGGGTGCAAAGATGCTTCGCCACAGTAGAATCTTCCacattgttcagttgcccagctgtgtctgactctttgcgaccccatggactgcagcacacaaggcctccctgtccctcactacctcctggagtttgctgaagttCACGTGCATTGCATCTGTGATGCcgtccggccatctcatcctctgataccctGTTCTCcttatgccctcaatctttcccagcatcagggacttttccaatgagtcatctgtgtgCATCAGataaccagaatactggagcttcagctttagcatcagtctttccagtgaatattcagggttgatctcccttaagactgactggtttgatctccttcctgtccaagggactttcaggagtcttctccagcaccacaattcaaaggcatcaattcttggcattctgccttcttacggtccaactctcacacctgtacatgaccactggagaatcTTCCATAAAACCATCATTATTTTCTTGGATAGTCTCATCAAACAAATTAAATTGTTAAAGTGTTTGTATTGTATTTTCCTAATTGGATGTCTGAAGTGGAATGTTTTTGCTTGTAGTCCACATGGCAAGCTGCAGGTTTCATGTGAAGCTGTGCGCTTGTCCACTTCTGGGCATTCATTAATCTAGTACCCCCTTGTGATCTTCTTCATGACCTGGAGAATGATGGGTGACTCTCTAATAGTTTAACGGGAATGTAACTTTTTACTCTGGAGGGGAAATTTTTCATATTTGAGAACTCTGATTCTTTgggattcatttattttgaagtcAAATATGACTGTGAACATGCTGGCATGTTTTAGTTGCAGAGAAAAGAAGTCACTTATGGTCAGAGGAGCAGCCTGCTTACCCATTCCAGGTGGGGGCTGTGTACATGAGTGAGGAGGTGCCTTCCCCTGACCCAGTGGGCCAGGACCCGTCTGCAGAAGAGACGGAGGCAGTGCTGGGGCTGGATGCTGATGGCAACCACATGGTGATGTTGTCGGTGATTCCCGGGGAAGTCGAGGACAAGCTGAGCCCAGAGTCCGGCAGCGGCACCTGCGGGGCCGGAGGGGAGGAGGACTCGAGGTGCAACCTCCGGGAGAGCCTCTTCTCCCTGGACAGAGCTGGAGCAAGCTTCTCGGAGAGAGAAGAGGAGTACTACACTGAGCCTGACGTGGCAGAATCCGACCCCACCCCAACTGAGGACGCCAACACCACcgaaagcctgaaatccccgaAGGTCAACTGTGAGGAGAGAAATGTGACAGGATTAGAAAATTTCactctgaaaattttaaatatgtcacaggtaagaaaaaattatttagtacttttctccttttctgcacATTGATTTTATGATGTAATACTCTGTCATCTTTCACATGCAGAGTCATAATCTTCATCATATTGTCAGTGGGATAGCATTTAGTGGCTGCACTGGTGAAAATTCACCTGACTTTTTGGATGTATGTAGGGAAAGGAGGAGATATGACTAGTGTTGACTATGCTTTTTAGGTGGCCTAAACCTAGTCATCCTTGGGGTAATCTCACCGCCAAGCCTCATGATAAAAATCCCGGTGGACAGGGAAGTGCTTGGTATCAGAATCATAGCACTTTTCTTCTCAATGAGGTATTTGTTATGGAGACATAAAAATGATATATCTGAATTACTAGAATTGTAATTTAGCATTGTTTGGACCAGTCATGTCCCTGAAAAGTTTGTTATATTgatggaaagtttttttttccctccagagaGTATGAACCTAGTGTTTACTCTGGACTGGGAGCTGACACATTCGTCCAGGGCAGCCATGCTTTCCAGCTAGTTGGATAAATGGTGATTCTAAAGAGAATGCCAGGATTCTGACTAATGTTTTCTGTCAGATTGTTAAAGCCAGAGAGCAGGATGAATTCAGGCTGcttatataagaaaagaatcctAGCTGTGAGAACTGTGGttgcttattttattattattttaaaaatagttatttatttggctgcattgtgcATTGGTTGCAGCACGAGGGGCCTTCAGTCCTCATTGCAGGATtgtcagttgcagcatgtgaacttttagttgcggcgtgtgggatctagttccctgacctggaatcgaacctatgtcccctgccttgggaccacagagtcttagccactggaccaccagggaagttccatgtgATTGCTTATTTTAAATTAGGGTGCGTACAGTACGTTGAGCGCCCCTCCAAGGCAGGTGTCACACCCCGCCCTCGGTGCGTGGTGAATGCTGTGCCTCAGCTGTGTGGACTGTCGCGGACTGTTCCATACATAAACGGGAGAAAGCACTTTGAGTGGTTAGAGTTAGCGTGGTGGCAGGGATGATGCACCCTCAAACTGAACTAACCTCTGGCCTATCATGGAGCTGACTGCTGAGATTATAGCTTGGGCCTGAGACCACAGTGCTTTAATGATTCTGTTAGATTGTGTGAGATGCACAGTTCTAAGGTTGGGACATTAGCTTGTACCCTGTGAGTACTTAGTGTATAATTGAAGaattatgaaaaatgttaaaattgcTCTATAGTAATATTAAGAAAGCTTAGAGGAGGAACCCTCCtccactgttagtgggaatgtaagttggtgcagctgctctagaaaacagtatggaggttcctcatcAGATTAAAattagagttgccatatgatccagcagtcccactcctgggcatatattcagacagAACCacaactcaaaaagatatatgctggccttccctggcagtccagtggtaagactttgtgcttccacagcagggggtgtggatttgatccctggttggggaactaagatctcacgtgccacaTTGTgtgaccaaaaacaaacaaaagagacaTGCACCTttgtgtttatagcagcactattcacaatagccaagatgtggaaacagccgaaatgtccattgacaggtgagtggataaagaagatgtggtacgcgcgcacgcgcacgcacacacacacacacacacacacacacacacacactggaatattaatcagtcataaaaaggagaaaaataatgtcattcgcagcaacgtggatggaactagagattatcatactaagtgaaggacaaagacaaatatcatatgatatcacttgaaaatggaatctaaaacacaccacaaatgaacctgtctacaaaacagaaacagactcacagcagAGAACACACCTGTGGTGCCAAGGGGAGGCAGTGGGAAGGAATGGACTGGGAATGTGGGGTTAACAGATACCGGGTGGACAGACTCTTACATAGAGGATGGAGAAACACAAGGTCcgactgtatagcatagggagttATATTCAATAGCCTGTGaaaagccataatggaaaagaatatgaaaaagaatatatgtatgtataattgaatcactttgctgtacagcagaaattaacattgtaaatgaactaacctttattaatatatataaaaaaaaaggaaaaccttggAGGAAAGTTGGTGATGCATCATTTGATGCTGCTTTTCTGCTGCTCCGTGGATCCATATGGGTCCACCCCAGAAGGTTCTCCGAGTGCTACACTGCTGTCTCCCTGCtgtccccgcccccacctcctctccctggcCCCAGTGGTGCTTCCTGCCCTTGAGTATCCTTCCAGAAGAAGTACCCATCCCTTACTGCTGACTGTAacactttctgtttcttttgccaCAGGACCTTAtggattttctcaacccaaaCGGTAGTGACTGCACTCTAGTCCTGTTTTACACCCCTTGGTGCCGATTTTCTGCCAGTTTGGCCCCTCATTTTAATTCTCTGCCCCGGGCGTTTCCAGCTCTTCACTTTTTGGCACTGGATGCCTCTCAGCACAGCAGGTATCTTCCCCTAGTATCTTCCCTCAGGGGGGTTTATGTCTCATCCCAACTGTAACGATGGTTACAGTTACTTGGGGGTCGTAATCAGTTAAGTTAGGAGCAGAGGAGGCCTGCTTGAGCTTGAGCTTTGAAATGGAATTGAGGGAAGGAGAGACAGTGTGAGCAGTGAGGATTGGCACATTCCTGAGGGAGACTTCTGGAGGCTCCTTAAGAAGAAAGACAGTTCTTCCCGTGGTGGAATTTAAAGATGGCTCTGCCTgatggcaggggagggggcagaggatgTGTTAGGGTCCTGGCCAGATTGAATTAGCAAAATTAGCATCCTAAGTACGTTCTTCCTGTGTGACTTTCACCTGCAGCGTAGGTCCCCAACCTAGCAGCCTAACTCTTGGCACCCCTGTTTTATGTCTGctaaggatttctttctttcttttttattctttttatttattgtggttgtgctgagtctttgttgctgtgcatgggctttctctagttgtggtgagccttctctagttgtggtgagcctGGACTACTTTTCGTTGCCatgtgtggacttctcattgcagtggtttctcttatttTGGAGCATTGGCTCGAGGCgcccgggcttcagtagttgtggtgctcgggctcagtagttgtggcgcatgggctttaTTGCTTCACTGGCTGTGgtatcctcccagaccagggatcgaacctgtgtcccctgcattggcagacagattctaattctctgtaccaccagagaagtccttttttttttttttttttaaattcttttctttccttcttgccctccttccttctttctttctttttgcttacATTTATTCTTGAATGCATGTTCTTGgtagacattcaataaatttGATGAATTATTTTAGGACTTTGATATACATTTACCCATGTTTTGTAGTCTTTCACAGTGTTCAGTGGGGTTTtgtcttttctgaatgttcagtaaAATAAGTTACAAAGAACTTAGTGCAGATGTTAAATATTTTCCCTGTGACTGTGTCTGAGGTAATAAACCATGTCCTCCTCTCCTGCTGTAAGTCAGATGCTACTTCTTAGGTCACATAGCGGTTGTGTGTGAATAAATTTAGGAAGTTTGGAAGATGGTCAAGTTGGTGATGAAAATGAGGCCCTGACTTCAGTGTGGATAATGTTTACCTGAAATTGTTTATGAAGAAAGAAACTGCCCCGCAAATTAGTATTTCCCACAAAGGCTTCAGGGAAAGATCTCAGTGGCCTGGCCCAAGGTTACAGACTGACTGGAAGGACATTTGAAGTCACTGTCCAGCTTTGACCAGGCCCTGTACTGGCCCCCTAGTCAGCAGGGCTAGCTCCCAGCAGCTGCTCAACACTCTTTGCTTATGGATCTGACACCAGCCTCCACGCTATCCTCAGTTCCCTGCA comes from the Bubalus kerabau isolate K-KA32 ecotype Philippines breed swamp buffalo chromosome 1, PCC_UOA_SB_1v2, whole genome shotgun sequence genome and includes:
- the TXNDC15 gene encoding thioredoxin domain-containing protein 15 isoform X2, which produces MSEEVPSPDPVGQDPSAEETEAVLGLDADGNHMVMLSVIPGEVEDKLSPESGSGTCGAGGEEDSRCNLRESLFSLDRAGASFSEREEEYYTEPDVAESDPTPTEDANTTESLKSPKVNCEERNVTGLENFTLKILNMSQDLMDFLNPNGSDCTLVLFYTPWCRFSASLAPHFNSLPRAFPALHFLALDASQHSSLSTRFGTVAVPNILLFQGAKPMARFNHTDRTLETLKIFIFNQTGIEAKKNVVVTQADQIGPLPSTLIKSVDWLLVFSLFFLISFIMYATIRTESIRWLIPGQEQEHVE
- the TXNDC15 gene encoding thioredoxin domain-containing protein 15 isoform X1; the encoded protein is MAPSAAASCQDGDAGPRPRSRSLLPQPSSAGERDSRRCAPVALRPGCTGRCPPRTMRLLGWWQVLLWVLGSPARAEEIAEKRSHLWSEEQPAYPFQVGAVYMSEEVPSPDPVGQDPSAEETEAVLGLDADGNHMVMLSVIPGEVEDKLSPESGSGTCGAGGEEDSRCNLRESLFSLDRAGASFSEREEEYYTEPDVAESDPTPTEDANTTESLKSPKVNCEERNVTGLENFTLKILNMSQDLMDFLNPNGSDCTLVLFYTPWCRFSASLAPHFNSLPRAFPALHFLALDASQHSSLSTRFGTVAVPNILLFQGAKPMARFNHTDRTLETLKIFIFNQTGIEAKKNVVVTQADQIGPLPSTLIKSVDWLLVFSLFFLISFIMYATIRTESIRWLIPGQEQEHVE